DNA from Pseudocitrobacter corydidari:
CAATGGCACAAAGGCCCGTATATATACCTGTTAAAGAAAAATCACTCTTCGTAAAAACTGAGCTTGTAGATTTTACGTGGTTCCCGGGAATGTCAGTCTCACAAAAGCAGAAATCAATTGACTCGCTCCATGAAGCAGCAAAGACAAGCCTGCCTAATGTGGACAAAATCCTTGAGATTTCCAGCAAGTCCCGTGAAACCCTCGGTGTTGCACTGAGTGCTTTCAACCTTTCTTTCACGACCCTGAAACAGCAACGTACATTAACTATCGAAAGTGCGTTTCAAGGTAGCAAAGTGTTCCAACGTGGGGGTCCATATACCGACATGTTCGACATGACTCCTCGCGAAGCCAAAAAGGACAAGCGTTTATTGACCTCTGGCAGACTGACCGGATTCAAATTTTTTGGTAAAGAATGGGAACTGGAGCCACGTACTGCATTTTATGATTGGCTGTATATAAGTGCATTGAAAAAAAGTACCGAGCTAGCAGAGCAACTAATTGAATATTCAGCATTTACTGACATAGAGTTCAATCCTGAGCGCTCGATAAATTGCCAAGCATATTCTGCGGCATTATATGTTTCATTATACAAACAAGGCATTCTTGATGATGCCATTGCATCTAAAGAGAGTTTCCTAGAAACGATCAAAAGTGCATCAATAAGTAATGCTCTTCAAGATGAAACAACTCAATCGGGCTTTGGGTTTTGAAAGCCGGGATTAACCCGGCCTCAATGTTTCAGTTTAATCTTTCGATGCTGCTCATAATGAGCAAGTGCTGATTCCCAACCGTAATCATTCACCCGCTGCAAAAAAGTGCTGCGTGGAACGTCGAAATATCTCGCAATGGCTGACAGATTCAACCAGTTATCGGATCGATTATCAAGACTCATTGCCAGAAGTGGCAGACCTTTAGAATTGAACAGTTTCATGTGCATGTGTGTATCTCCTTTCCTTTGCCTCGCCTGGCAGCGGGAGCAATGCGCTCCCGCAAACCGCTTTTTATGCTGTTGGTAATAGCGTCATCTTACAGACCAGATCCGGCCTGAAGTTGTATGCCATGAGGCTGTATTCACTATATAAATTCCGATTTCGTAACTCGTCGAAAGCTCTGTATGCGTACCAATCTTCAACATCACCAGAAGCGGAGATTTCAAGATGGCGAGCACATGGACCAATGAAGCGTCCCATAGGGGAACTCTGCTCAACCGGAGCATTTCCAAAGACCGGAACAAGGAAAGCCTCGTTTGACTTGATACCGCTGAATGCTGAATCGCTGACTTCGATCAGACGCACAGAACCCAGCATAAACGAACTAAAGCCTGGCAGAACATCAGACGGGAACAGCACATCAGAACCAACCAGCCCGTTTGAATAAACTAGCAATTCACGAATCTGAGGAGAATATCTCACAGCACGGTAGGCATCAGATCCGCACAGCAGAACCCAACCACGCAGATATTGAGTTAGTCCACCCATCAGCGCTTTAGTGGCGCTAACCTGATCGTCAATGTCGCGCATCGGGTCATCATTCACACCTTGGTGCAAATCAGCGGTTCGCTGGTTCAGGGAGAATTCTACAGCCCAATCGATCTCATTTTGCTGAGTACCCCAAGCGTTAACTTTATTGAAAATCAAAGCCTGCCAATAGGCATATTCACGTGAGCGCTCAAACTTGGCACGCATCTGAATAAACTTATTGGCCTCAATCTCATCAAGAGACTGCTCCATAGTGCTGCCAGGTTTACGGTAACCTTTGAGATCTGCCGAAGTCACACGGTCAGTCACACCAGACCAAGGCAATTCGTATAAATACGAGCCTGCTGTCGGCTTCTCGATAGTCCCCCACTCCGAACTGAAACGCATCAATGGCGCATCCACACCAATAGATGCCTCTTGGATACGATCCATACTAACTTTGTGGGAATCTGCGATCTGACGGTCTGCAAATACATCAAGGTGAGTCAGCAGTAAATTGCTCTGCGGAACCTGAGTACGGAAGACCTTGCTGTAATTAACATAATCGAATGATTTAATAGCCATTTTTGAAGTCCTTTTCTTGTTTGTTATTCTGCGATGACAGCATCGTCAGAGGTCAGGCGAATGTTTCCGTTGGCGGTCAATGCTGCTAGTGCTGCATTTGTTGCTGAACCCATTACGGCGCGGATTGCTTCTGGGTACACA
Protein-coding regions in this window:
- a CDS encoding DarT1-associated NADAR antitoxin family protein, whose amino-acid sequence is MTKPMVYLVLVHLSVSGKTMAQRPVYIPVKEKSLFVKTELVDFTWFPGMSVSQKQKSIDSLHEAAKTSLPNVDKILEISSKSRETLGVALSAFNLSFTTLKQQRTLTIESAFQGSKVFQRGGPYTDMFDMTPREAKKDKRLLTSGRLTGFKFFGKEWELEPRTAFYDWLYISALKKSTELAEQLIEYSAFTDIEFNPERSINCQAYSAALYVSLYKQGILDDAIASKESFLETIKSASISNALQDETTQSGFGF
- a CDS encoding major capsid protein — encoded protein: MAIKSFDYVNYSKVFRTQVPQSNLLLTHLDVFADRQIADSHKVSMDRIQEASIGVDAPLMRFSSEWGTIEKPTAGSYLYELPWSGVTDRVTSADLKGYRKPGSTMEQSLDEIEANKFIQMRAKFERSREYAYWQALIFNKVNAWGTQQNEIDWAVEFSLNQRTADLHQGVNDDPMRDIDDQVSATKALMGGLTQYLRGWVLLCGSDAYRAVRYSPQIRELLVYSNGLVGSDVLFPSDVLPGFSSFMLGSVRLIEVSDSAFSGIKSNEAFLVPVFGNAPVEQSSPMGRFIGPCARHLEISASGDVEDWYAYRAFDELRNRNLYSEYSLMAYNFRPDLVCKMTLLPTA